The Solanum lycopersicum chromosome 9, SLM_r2.1 genome window below encodes:
- the LOC101267731 gene encoding uncharacterized protein, whose product MDHSTGKPGFFRNVLVRLCLFCVVIVCCRFAYVVTLKGETCDLGDFCFFSLPENVNVIAGVGKLTESVSAVMTTENAVKSAPAKPKLPDLWANKEFQKSAQFYSSVFEDLVAEGFLSPNSKTLCVETPMGSDVFALREIGVADSVGIYKKGSKPLVITGKAVKQPFEDDTFDLIFSGAGMIDKSLKPGDFAAEICRTLKPEGYLVVHTGSNDTYSFNSFLHLFNCCTLIKSRNIDGFDSTIREIIMKKDIFVEEKVSDSKNNCGHVPDYKMKLIRKAEPLIKEEPKKPWITLKKNAQSIKYLSSMADISFKQRYVYVDVGSRSYGSSIVSWFKKQYPKQNKTFDIYAVEADKTFHGQYKEKKGVTLLPYAAWVRNETLSFEINQDPGHKDVSKGRGMGRIQPVESSSEGASEVDLIQGFDFAEWLMSAVSEKDYVVMKMDVEGTEFDLIPRLIETGAICLIDEVFLECHYNRWQKCCPGERSSKYPNTYSQCLDLFTSLRESGVLVHQWW is encoded by the coding sequence ATGGATCATAGTACGGGGAAACCGGGTTTTTTTAGGAATGTTTTGGTACGTTTATGCCTGTTTTGTGTTGTGATTGTCTGTTGTCGGTTTGCTTATGTGGTGACTCTCAAAGGGGAAACTTGTGACCTCGGCGATTTCTGTTTCTTCTCTTTACCGGAAAATGTCAATGTTATTGCCGGCGTCGGAAAGCTCACTGAGTCTGTATCAGCGGTGATGACTACCGAGAATGCCGTAAAATCTGCTCCCGCGAAGCCCAAACTTCCCGATCTATGGGCAAACAAGGAGTTTCAAAAATCAGCCCAGTTTTACTCTTCGGTGTTTGAGGATCTTGTTGCAGAGGGTTTTTTGAGCCCAAATTCAAAAACTCTTTGCGTTGAAACACCGATGGGTTCTGATGTTTTTGCGTTGAGGGAAATTGGGGTAGCCGATTCCGTTGGGATTTACAAGAAAGGTTCAAAGCCTTTAGTGATTACAGGCAAAGCTGTTAAACAACCCTTTGAAGATGATACGTTCGATTTAATATTTTCCGGTGCCGGAATGATAGACAAGTCACTTAAGCCGGGAGATTTCGCGGCGGAGATTTGCCGGACTCTAAAACCCGAAGGGTATTTAGTTGTCCATACAGGTTCTAATGATACATACAGTTTCAATTCATTCCTTCATTTGTTCAATTGTTGTACATTAATTAAGTCTAGGAATATTGATGGTTTTGATTCGACTATTCGTGAGATCATCATGAAAAAGGATATATTTGTTGAAGAAAAAGTGAGTGATTCCAAGAACAATTGTGGTCATGTTCCTGATTATAAAATGAAACTGATTAGAAAAGCTGAGCCTTTGATTAAAGAGGAACCTAAGAAACCATGGATTACTCTTAAGAAGAATGCACAGAGCATTAAGTACTTGTCATCCATGGCGGATATTAGTTTTAAGCAGAGATACGTGTATGTTGATGTTGGTTCGAGGAGTTATGGTTCAAGCATTGTTAGTTGGTTCAAGAAACAGTATCCTAAGCAAAACAAGACCTTTGATATATATGCTGTTGAGGCTGACAAGACATTCCATGGGCAGTATAAGGAGAAGAAAGGGGTTACATTGTTGCCATATGCAGCTTGGGTTAGGAATGAGACATTATCGTTTGAGATTAATCAAGATCCGGGTCATAAAGATGTGTCGAAAGGAAGAGGAATGGGAAGAATTCAACCTGTTGAATCTTCTAGTGAAGGTGCAAGTGAGGTGGATTTAATCCAAGGTTTTGACTTTGCCGAGTGGTTGATGAGCGCGGTATCAGAGAAGGATTACGTGGTGATGAAGATGGATGTTGAAGGGACCGAATTTGATTTGATCCCGAGATTGATTGAAACGGGGGCGATATGCTTGATTGATGAAGTATTTCTTGAGTGCCATTACAATAGGTGGCAGAAATGCTGCCCTGGGGAGAGGTCTTCAAAGTATCCGAATACGTATAGCCAGTGTTTGGATCTCTTCACTTCTCTAAGAGAAAGTGGAGTTCTTGTTCATCAATGGTGGTAA